Genomic DNA from Natrinema saccharevitans:
TCGGCCTTCTCGATCACTTTCACGGACAGTCCCAGCTCGTCGCGCAGACGATGGAGCTGGTACAGCCCGGAGAAGCCCGCCCCCACGACGACGGCGTCGTAGTCTGTTCCCTCGGTCGCAGTCTGTGAATTAGTATTGGACACTGTCACTTATGCGCTAACAATGAACAAACAGTTAAATGTTACTCGACTGACGGTCATCCCCGACACTGCTGGCAGTGGTCGGTCGATCGGGCAACGCCGATCGATTTACAGTCCCGACATACCGGGTTTCCACAATCAGCGCACTCGAATCCTCGACCGTCCCCTCGCGGAGGCGGCTCCTGTTGACGAGGTGCACCCGGACACGAAAGGGCTCGGGCTGTCGGTCCACGGCTTCCCTAACGTGTTTACGATTACTGGTTCACGGGGTCGTCAGTACTGAGTCACATGCCCGTTTCTGATACCAATCCGTGGTTGACGCAGTGGGTTAGTCTCCACTACTGTGTACTGACACACTTAGCCACGACAGCGTTGACAGTGGTCGGAATTCGTCGCGATTCCAAGTGATTTACACTCAAGACAGGTTACTTTGCCGCAATCTGCACATTTGAAGCCGTCAGTGCTTTCCGTAATTGCACCGCCGTTTTCGAGAACAGTACTACTACAGATGTGGCAGGATACTACCATATTCTGACACCATTATGGATTCATATATATCTTATCCTGACACTCGCCTAGTGAACGCGTGACTCTGACAGTGACCGTGAATCGAACTAGTTGCCATCAACAGTTCTCCTGCGACTCGACGCTGGTATCTATCAAGCGAGGGCACAGCGGCGATTAGTGTATTATCTGATAGATCAACACGTTTATTGTGGGGTATGTTGACAATCGACGATGATGTCCTCAAAGAAACCGACAGAAGTGACGGCTGCGGACGAACCACACCCGGAAATTTCGGGACTCCTGCAGCAAATGGGTGCGGCCCCGGCACCTACGTTTAACTCGCTCTCACCCGAGGGAGCGAGGGAACTGTTCAATACGATGTTCCCAAGGCCTGAGGAGCCAGAACCGGTTAGAGACACGATAGATCTGGCAATCGGTGATGAGGGAATTCCGATCCGCGTATACATTCCAGAAGGGGAGGGTCCCTACCCAACGCTCCTGTATCTCCACGGTGGCGGCTGGGTCGTTGGCAATATCGACCTATACGATGCTACCTGTCGGGCGATTACCAACGAAGCCGACTGCATGGTCGTTTCGGTTGACTACCGACTCGCACCCGAATACGAATTCCCGACGCCGCTGGAAGACTGTTACACTGCCGCAGAGTGGGTATTCGAGACCGCAGAGGCGATGCAGATCGATACGGACAATGTTGCAATCGGTGGCGACAGCGCCGGCGGAAACCTGGCGGCAGCTGTTACACTGCTCGCTCGCGAACGGGATGGGCCCACGTTTGACCAGCAGCTACTCATTTACCCGGTCACAGACCACGAATTCGACACCACATCCTATCAGGAAAATGCAGAGGGATATCTCCTCACGAAAGCCGACATGGAGTGGTTCTGGGATCACTATCTCAGAGATGATCTCGACGGGATGAATCCATACGCATCGCCATTGAAAGCCGAGAGCCTCGAGGGTCTCCCCTCTGCAACCGTCACCACCTGTGGGTTCGATCCGCTCTGTGACGAAGGTGCTGCCTATGCCGCTCGCCTCGAAAACGCCGGCATTGACGTCACGCATTACCACTATGACGATGCGATCCATGGTATCGCACAAATGCTAGTTGAACCGATGGATCTGACCCGAGGACGTGAACTCATCGACGACGTTGCAACTGATCTGCAGCGAGTGTTCGATTGAGTCACTGTCGACGACGAGCAATCTTTGGCCATTCGGCTGTTCCAGCTATTTTAGGTGTTAGAAACCATGTCACTGTCTAGTTCTCACCTCCTCGACCGGCGTCTTTCCATCGAGAGCTTGATACGGTCTCTGACGGTTGTCGTAATGCACGAATTGTTCAAGCCACTCTCGGACGCTCGCTCGACTGCCCACCCATGAATTATGGAAGCGGTCGGTCCGCATCGTGAGGGTGTAAACCCACTGTTCGATGTGGTTTCGTGCAGTATCGTTGATCCGACCCCTTAGTTCTATTCGAGCGACGGGAGTCCGATAGACAAATTGATCGACGAGAAACGCAGCATCGGAGAGATCGTGTCTCTCACGGCGTTTCTGGAGGAACGCAGCTGCTGGATCAGTGCCGCGGCGACCAAATAACGCGACATCGAGAATCAAGTTTGAGTCGAGGTCTATTGTAGCATATAACCAAGACCACCCGCTGTTGATCTCGACGGCGGTATCGACCTCTTATCCTCTAAAACATGGACAGAGCTGCTGATCTACAATGATTTGTCTAAATTCCCGTGACAGGACATCAGTAGCAGTCACACTCTCCACAGAAAAGGAACCATAGCAATCAAAACCACTGTATTCCCCTTCTCTGCCTATGGGCAGTTGGCTCTGTTGAAACCCTATTCTTCAGATAGATTCTCGACTGGAACAGCTGTTCGCTGAATCCTGCGAACTTATCGAAACCCATTTTTTGACAGAGATCCATCTACTATTGCATGCAAAATTTATTAGTTGGAAAATTAATCGGAACCAAGATGTGGAACAATAGGTGGTACGTCTATGTAGGTTCACCCGTTTTTGCGTTTCTCGGTGCCCTACTTTACTGGTTCTTTGGCGTTCACTTAGTTTCATCACCATTAGCGGAAACCGTATTAATGATTCTATCTCCAGGGGTTACAGTCATAATTGGTTGTGCGATACTCGCTGTAATTGATGAGATGTGATTCAAACATCTGATGTTCTGATATGTATTTCATCTGTACTGAGCGATTGGGGGTGCAAAACTATCAATTTATGAGGGATTCAACAGAACCGCTCTTTTCACTGATGACGCAGCGACTCAGCTATTCTGACAAAACACACAATGGGGTTCCTTCACAAAAGAACGGCGCCTTTATGTAACTATATTAATATATTGGGTATGCCCTCCCGACGTGATGTTCTTGCAAGCGCAGTAGCAGGTGCTGCTGGATTGGCAGGTTGTCAGGCATCCGCCTTCGAGAGTTCCGGTTCCGTGAGTGGATATGTTCAACTAAAGAGTATTGAAAGTTGGCCAGCGGACGGTGCCAACGAGACCGTACTGGATGTTTCCTTTGATGATCGTGGAGAAAAAGTGGACGGCTATGTTTCCGAACAGTGGAGAGATTACATTGATGACCCCGACCAACCGACGATCTCGGAGACATTTCACGACGAATTACACCAGACATACGATCAGGTTTGGTATGTGATCGGTGTCTGTAGTGAGCAATGGGAAACTGGTGCTTCCACGGGTTGTCATAACGATTTCACGGACCGTGGAAATTTCAATCAAGCACAGGTCTACGACCGGGTGGAAGCGTCCTATTTGGAAGAAAAGAAACACATAGAAATCCATGATGTCATTGGTATAAGACAAGATCATCTGCGGAATAACCACCATAACCAACTCGTTGGCTCTGGTGAATCGCCAGACAGCATCGAGTTGAACCGTCACAACTAGGGAGTTGAAGCGGGAAACGGCGGATGGTTCATGTCCAAAATTTCCCGCTTCACTTGGAAAGTGGTGACGTTGGCTAAAAGTGCTGTTGGTGGCCGAGGAGAATCCGCCGCCCCGCAGGGTGGCGGCGGATTCGCCGACTAGGCCGTCGTTTCGCTCCATTGTCTGCGGATTTACTTGGAGAAATCCTACCGCGAAGCGCTTGATCTCCTGAGCGAGATGTCACAAATACTTGGGACGCTCTTGCGTAGTTCATTGTTGATTTCAGAGTGTTGCTCGAATAGCGTGTTTGAGTGCGTCTCGTCCCGGTTTTCGATATAGTTCTCGGCGAAGCTGGAACGCTCTGAGATACTGTGTCAGCTTATCTTTCGAGATACCTCGATGCGGCGAGAGCCACCGTCGCGTCAGCGACGCGTGGCTCTCGCAGGTATTGACGTGGACCTCTTCGTCGGCGTATTCACCGTCACCGTGGACGACGTATTCACGGGTGAATGCGTCGTCTTCTTCGAGTGGCTCGTACGCTCGAAAGCCGTCAGTATAGACAGTCAACGACTCCTCTTGGCGGTCTGCCAAGAGGAGTCGAATCGTCGATTCGTCGGCGGCTTTCGCTGGGATTACGTACCGCTGTCCAGTGCCGCGATCAGCGAGAATGAACACGGGTGGCTTGTCGCCGTTGTATGAACCTCGCCCACGCGTGGACAGGCCACGCGAGCGCGACTCCTGGTCGCGCTTGCGGCCTTTCTTCCCGGCAGAAACGTACACTTCATCGATTTCGACCGGGCCGACAAGATCGAGAGAGGGCGCATCGAGCGCTCTGGCGAAGCGCTCGATGCGCCGGTGCATCGTTTTGTGTGTGACCTCGATTTCGCACTGGAGTTGTCGGAGACTCGTGTTAAACCGGAGAAACGCGTAGATCGAGAACAGCCACCGGCGGAGTGCAACCTTCGAGTGAGCGAAAATCGTGCCTGTCTTGTCGTTGAACGTGCGGTCGCAATCCTTACAGAGATACCGTTGGAACTCTCTGTAGCTGCCGTTTCTGACTGTTCGGTCAGAACGGCAGCGGGGACAGGTAACACCGTCACACCAGCGAACCTGCTGCAACAGGTCCGCTGCGACCGATTCCGACCCAAACACATCGAGTGGAATCATTCGTGTCGGGCACCGCTGACGCGGTGCCCTTGTCCTCTTTGACTTCACAGCGACCGTTCAGCAGTATCAACAATCTCCTACGGATGAGCGTACTTGGGAAGATCGGCCTTCTCAAGGCCGATCTCCCTGACCACTCGACGCTAGTGAAGGCGTTTGACAGGATTAAGATGGCGGTCTGGCGAGTGCTGCTGCGCCTGTCGGCGCAGCTGCACGAACCATCTGGTCATGCAGCGATGGACGCGACGTTTTTCGACCGCGAAAACGCCAGCAAACACTATTGCGGGCGGACGAGTTACCGCGTGCAGACGCTCAAAACAGCTGCTCTCGTCGATACAGAGTCACAAGCTGTCCTCGACGTTCACTGTACGACCGAGAAACGTCACGACACCCAGTTCGGCTGGCAACTCGCCCGCCGCAACGCGGGCGAGTTGCACAGCCTCGCCGCCGACAAAGGTTACGATTGGCAGCAATTACGCGATAAGCTGAGGAAAGAAGGCATGAGACCGCTAATCAAGCATCGTGAGTTCCGTCCCATCGATCACGCGCATAACGCGCGGATCGATGGAACTCTCTACGGTCAGAGAGCGTTGTCTGAAACTGTCTTCTCGGTGATCAAGCGCACGCTCGGCGACGCCGTGCGTGCGCGACCCTGGTATCGAGAGCTCCGTGAAATCGTGCTGATGTGTACCGTCTACAACATCAAGCGTGCTGTGAGCTAGACAAATCCAACGCCGTATGGCGATTCACCACGGCCCATCCAACGGAATCGCGGTACGGGCTCGATTCGATGACGCTCGAGGACTCATGACTCGATCCGAGCAACCGGGACAGAAACCAACTCCCACAGGGAAACAACGACCGCATTCTGCCGGCGTGTGAAACTAATCACTGCCACTCCTGTACCAAACTTCGTCGAAGCCGTGAACAGGAGCTTCGATCGACTGGACGGGTTCAGTGTTCGTTCCCCACAGTCGATTTTCTCTGCATCTTCGTCGGCACCTAAATGCTCCGCCGTCCGTGCATGGGCGCGCTCACTGATGCAGCCACTACTCGTTCGTGCCGGACCGTCATATCTAAATAATGATTAACACGGTCACACAACAATTGATCCGTGTTATCACCATCCCCACAAATCGTTTACTTGAGCCGCTTATAGAGACTACATCGACTTTGAAGCAATCACATACTACGCAATGATAACATGACAAAGGCAGGAGACGTGCTGTTGTTCGGTGCGCTTGCACTCGTCTGGGGAACAGCGTTCACGGCGATCGAGATCGGGCTCGAAACGCTCCCACCGCTCCTCTTCGCAGCGGCCCGGTTAGATATCGCTGCGGTCATTTTTATCGGAGCGGTGCTACTCGGTCGGCTTCGGTGGCGCCCCCGGACGAAAGCGGACCTCGCCCTCATTCTCTCGAACGGCATCCTCGTCATCGGAGCGCACTTCGCGTTCTCGTTCATCGGCCAGAGATACGTCACGAGCGGTGTCGCTGCGATCGTCCTCAGTTTCACACCGATCATCACGCCGATCATCGCCATCCGCGTCCTCTCGACGGAACGGATCTACGCCACGGATGTCATCGGGCTCTGTACTGGGCTCGCCGGCGTAATCGCGATTGCGGTTGCTAGTGGATCCTTTGACGGACAACTCCTCGGCATGGGGCTTCTCTTGGCGTCCGCAGTCGTCTTCGCACTCGGCTCCGTACTGACGGAACGCTGGTCGGCGGGCCTCCCGACGACGGCACTCCACGCGTGGTCGATGGTTACCGGTGCAGTGTTCCTCCACGCGACGGCGTACGCCTATTCTGGAGCAACGCTTCGAACCGTGACGTGGACGGCGTCAGCGGCCGCTGCGCTCACATACCTCGGGATTTTCGCGACGGCAGGTGGATTCCTCCTGTATTTCACGTTGTTGAACAGGCTCGGCGCAACGAACGTTAGCCTCATCAACTATGCATCGCCCGTCGTCGCGACGGTCTTCGGTGCGGCCCTGCTCGGGGAGCAAATCACGACGGCGACCGTCGCTGGATTCGCGCTCATCGTCGTCGGGTTCGTGCTTTGCAATATCCGGCCGCTCTGGCGGCTGACCCACTCTATTTGGAACACGGACGAACGCGATCGGTTGCTCGAGCGGGATGAAGTCCGTATCCAAGGAAACGTGTATAAAACGGAAACTGACTCACGGAACTCACTGCAACCGGGAGATTAACTGCCGTTCAGTAGTCCGCTCGGGACCGACTTCGCGCCCGCTCCGAACGCGCTCAACGGTCGGCCGAAGCGTACGTGACGTCCCTCTCGTGAACGCCTCACGGTGTGTCTTGGGTCCGGTCACGGTCCGACGTTCGACAGGTTCACAGACCAGTTCTCGGCCGGGCCGTATCGGCCCACACGAACAGAGCGCGTGGTAGTACAACGGTTTCTCAGCCCTTCCACGTTCTGCCCGTCGCACGCTGGAGACGGTCATGGACGATATTACGGAACTACCGATCCTCGCGTCACTGATCGTTTCCATCGTCGGTGGGACAGTGATCACAATCCTCTCCTATTTGGGGATTCCCGCGAGTCTCGCGGTAAGTACGATGTCGACGATCATCGGGCTCGGATGGGGTCGAGCGAGTCGAGCGGCGACACTGGCGGAGTTCGCGATCCCAGCTCCCGAGCGTCCAGAAGTAGATGTCGGGACAGGGGCATTGGTCACCTCCCGCGCCGAGGAGGCTCCTGCTGGCCCGACCATCGGGACATTGCTCGCCAGGAGGAGCCGGCAGAGAAACCAGCGGAAGTCCCGGACGCACCGGATGTCGGCGCGGAAGGGCCGGCGGATCTCGACGAGCGGAGTCTCTTCGATCCGGGCGCGGCCAAGCGCATCGTAACGATGTGGGTGTTGACGCCGGCGCTGGCGATTGCCACCTCGTACCCGGTGTTCGCGTTCCTGCTGTGAGTGGCACGCTCCGAGACAACGCCCTCCACGTGGGACGGAGCCGGTCCCAGTGCGATGTCGAACGAGTCTAAACGGATGTCAGCTATCAAAAAAATAGCTCACCTGACGATCTACGATTTGTAATTGCGACTGCTGATTTGATCACCAGCGTGATATTTTCGTGATGGGGTAATTGCCTGTGTTATCCTCCGGAAAAAGCGTAAATACAGTAAGTACAAAACGGTAAGAAGTGTTGGTAGTAATCCACCGAGTGCATAGATAATAAAGAGCGCAGATAGCTTTAATATCCAGACAAGATATTTAGTCAGATTTGGACCAAGAATAGAAGCTACTGTCGTTCGGTCGACTTCATCATCTCCAGCGACATCACTAATATTTCGAGACTCGACTCCCGCAAAGACGATAAGAAACCAAGACACAAACATCCCTACTGTTGAGGGGGTGATTTGTTGGGGAGTACTGAGAAAGACAGGAAATAAAATTAGCACCGCCCAAGTTATTGCAACGTATGAAGAGTCAATAACCGGATAGCGTTTTGAATAGTCATAGGTGTATATAAATATAAGTGGCAGTTGAGCAACAAGAACTGCAATTAAGACATATGATATTGATGACTGTTTGATCGCAAAGAAGAGAGTGAGAGTTTGGTATATAGAAACAGCAGTGAGGCTCGTATAGAACAGCGGTTTATTAAACTGTTCAACAAGCGCTGTCCTGTATGTGTTGTTGATGCGGTCTTCTGGACTGGTTTGTCTCCTGTCCTCTACATAGATAAAGTATACAGCCAGTGCAGGAAGAAGGAGTCCAATACCAATAGTTGAAAACGGAATACCAACTGCCAAAATAGTAATGACCAGCATCAAGACAGCACCAATGCAGAGCCAGAGATTAAGCAAGAGTGCAACATGAGTGGTCCGAGTATTCATAACATTCGTCCTGATATACTAGAACGATTTATATTTTCGGATAACACGCCAAACCGATCAAAATAACAGATAGATACTACATCAAATTATATGATCAATTATCTGAAACAGGCGAATCTAAAAAAGCCGATACTGACTCGTCATGCTGATCGGAATAGGGGAGTGTAATCCGTATCCGCGTACCTCCATTGCTTATATTGCTACATTCGAAAACGCCGTCTGCTTTTTCAATCAGGTGCTTCACTATCCAGAGTCCGATTCCGCTAAGATGATCCAGTTGACTTTCTCCTTCTCGTCTCAGGACATCAAGTTCATTTTCAGGTATGCCTTCTCCATTATCTTCTACGAATAATGCTACAGACTCGTTCCCCATTTCAGTCCGGAGGATAATACGAATCTGGTCATCCGGCCCATGATGTTCAACCGCGTTTTCAATCAATTCTTGCACCGCAAAAGCAAATTTCGAATGACACATCACTTCAGTATCGTCAATAGAGACGTCAACAACAGCATTAGAAGGGATACTTGCCTTTTCAATACCGTCCTCAACCATCTTTGGAAGACTGGCAACCACTGTCTCATCTTCACCGAATACACTATCAATAAGCCTGATTTTATGAGCCTTATTCACGATGTCTTCAGACGCACTAATAATATTGGACAATTCTGTCGCAGTCTCATCTGAAAGGTCATTTTGCAGATTCTCTGATTGACCTAGAATAACTTGCATCGAAGTGCGGATATCATGTCTAAATAATCTGATCAAGACATTTTTGACCAATTCAAGTTCCTCTTCCCGCTTTTTTAGTTTGGTTATTTCAGCTGCGACAACTAATTTGCCAACTAGTCCTCGACCGTACACAAACGACTGCGTTTGGGTTGTATAATATTTAGATTCTCTTCCTTCTGTTCGGGAAAATGTCTCTTTAATCTCCCCTGTGTTGGAGGTCATGGGGAGAATATCTTCAATTTGTTCTCGGGCACTTCGATCCACGTCAAAGACTGTAGCAGCAGCGCTGTTCCCATCAATAACTTCATTTTCTGAGTTGAGAATGAAAACCGCTTCATCGATCATATTAAAGGCCTGATCTCGAGCTACAGGCGAGAATTGTATGAACCCATGCTGGATCACAGAATGAGAAAAATAAACTCCTGCAATGCCGTACATAAGTGATGTTAAGTCATAATATGACGGGAAATAATCGATTATTGTCAATGTAGTGGCAACTAGCACCCCTATAAAAAAGATTACGAGGATAGCTGCTCGACGGCGGCGCTTTCCAGTGGCATGAATAGCTTCTGCGAAGAAAAGCGAAGTACTGGCCACTGTCATCAAATATCCGTAACCTTGGACAATAGTAAAAAACAGAATCCCTTGTGGAAAGCCAATCTGAAGAATTCCTTGGTCAGTAACAGTGTATTCAGCAGTATAGATAATTCCGCCTGGATTGACCCAACTAAGCGCGAAAAGTATGATTGCAGGCACAAAAAAGAGAAAGGCAATCCTGTTCGATACCGGCTGCTTGTATGTGAACTCATAGGCAAACAGAAAAAATGCCCCTGCTGTGGCAGGAACAACTGTCCAGAATATATTTGCGATTGCATACGTGAGTTGTTCAGATGTAACAAAATTCATTGTAGCGTAAAGAAACGCCCATGCAGCCGCAAAAACCATAAAAATGATAAACCACTGAATTGCTGGTTTTCTCCGGTCACTGAACACTATGTAGGCACTGTATAGTGCTGGAAGGGCACTCAAGTATAGCAAAAGTATTGCACTTGTATAAGTTAGCAAAGTTATCATCCAGTCTTATAGTGAGCTAGTTCGCTCCTTGTTAAAAAATACTCTTATTTAGGTGTATAGAGCTACCTTAATTATAGAGACTGAACAAGATATGTGGAAGCAATAGCTATTGCATTAGCCAAATGAAGGGTTCGAAAGCTCAATTACCAAATGTAATATATTGATAGAAGAACCATATTCTTTCATAATTATTTATTCGAATGGGTATAGAAATCAGGAATAATAGTCAGTATACGATTGAGAGTTCTAAGTCACTGCTGTGTTGAATAGATGCTGAGTCACGGTTACAGTGGTTCACACAGCGATTCTATGTTGATAATGGCAAACATCAAAACGATCTCACGGAACTGCCGATACCAGCCTAGCGCTCTCACGGCGTCGCCGGGAGCGCCCGCTGCCACGCCGATTCGAGGGCGAGGACGCCGAACGGGGCGCCGAACCCAGCGGCGACCGCCGCGACGGAGGGAGCGTAGTAGGCGAGGCCCGCCACGACGGCGATGCCACAGGCTCCGACTGCGGCCGCCACCCCGGCCACGCGTCGGTCGAGTGGGCCGAACTCCGGCGTCTCGACCGGAAGTTCGAACACCTCGACGGCCCGGCCATACTCCCGGAGGTGTGCGACACTGAGTTCGTACTCTCCCGCGGACGGCATGAGCGAGAACGTTCGGGTGTCGCAGACGCGGTCGACAAACTTTCCCTCGCACAGTTCGGCGTCCCGAAGATCATCGACGGGGGTCGCCCACTGGACCGCCCCGGTGAAGTCATCGTATGCGACTACCGCATCGTCGCGGCGCTGGTACGCCAGTGTACCGTGAGTGAGGGTATACTCAACGGCCTTCAGCCCGCCGATACCGGCCGGCAGGAGGCCGAAACAGACCACCGTGGCAGCGACCGACCCTGTCGATCCGCCGGTGAGCCCAACCCACGCGAGGAGGTACACCGGGCCGCTGCCGACTGCGGACTTCGCGCCCCGCCAGAGCGCGGCGCCGCGGACGGCGCGCCGGTCAGGACGGACCTCAGCCGTCGGCGACGCGTCCGGAGCCGCCACAGGCGGGAGCGTCCCCATCCCCTTGTCGGTGTTGGGCGACTGCCCGCCGCGGTAGCCCCACCACTCCGCGAATAGCTTCACCGTGACGAACGCGACCAGCGCGCCGGTCGGACCACCGGCGGCCGCGAACCAGAGTACCACCACGGCTACCCCAGCCTCGTTCTTCGCGCTTCCGATCACGTCCCGGGGGGTACTCGTCTCGTGGCGCCTCTTCCGGAAGTACTCGCGGTTGATGACGCCGACTTGAGAGACGATCAGGGAGAGGGCGCTCGCCGCCACAATCGGATCGGCGAGCGTCGCCGGCACGTCGATGAAACGGCTCAGTACGAAGAGGAACATCCCGACGAGCGCCACGGCAGCCCCGACCGCTCGCAAGACGAACGGGAAGTTCCGGAGGTAGATCGGCGGGAGCGGGTCGACGACCGTGACGTTCCCACGCCGGCGGTTGAGGTCGCTCGGTCCGACGGAGACCCCGCCCCACTCGTCGGGCTTGAGCAGGTTACCCTCCTTTGGGCGCTCCAGTTCGTCGTAGTTCGGCGGGCGGCGCGCGAACAATGCCTTCAACCCGGCGAACGGGACAGCGACGACCAGTTCCATCGCGTAGACGACCGCGAACCTCTGTGCGCTCCACCCGAGGTGGAACACGCCGACCAGCGGGACGACGTTCGTCGCGACAGTCACCAGAAACACGGCAGACGAATCGTTTGATGCTGGCTCCATCGATTCATCATCTATATTTAGTGAATAAAAGTTGTTGGTGTGGGGCCGACGGCCGTGTTTAATCGCCATAATTCTTGGGAGTAGAGGCACTAAATCAGAGGAGTTAGCCCGAGAAACTTCAGTTGTTCATGACCCAGATCTCCCGCTTCACCGGGGAGGTTGTGCCGATTATCGTATAATTGATAGTTTCCCAGTCCGTTCGAATTGCTGTATTAAATAGATTCTGAGTCACGGTTACAGCATTTCTATGTTGATAATGGCAAACGTCAAAACGATTTCACGGAACTACCGATACCAGCCGAGCGCTCGCACGGCGTCGCCGAGCGAGCGCTTCGTTGTCGAGTAAGATGTTTCGGCCATCCATCGCTGGGAGTAGCCGTTTGCTCGGTTGAGCGCGTTGTTTGCGGCTGCGTTCGCTGACGAGTCGCGGTAGTGAACAAGGTACTTAATGTCGTGTGCGGCGATTTCGCACTCGGTGAGCCAGTCTTGGAAGCCGTTGTCGGCGCCGACGGACTGCAGGTCGTCCGCATTTCGGCGGACGACCTGCGATCCGGTCTTCGTATCGTGCTTCCACCGCGTTGTGATGTGAACATCAAGAACAGCCAGCGATTCCACATCAGTCAATGTCGTCACTTTTAGTGTCTGTACCGTCCGTCCTGACCGCTTGCGGAAGTACGACGACGCACGTCGGCGGTCGAAGAACGTGCTGTCAAGAGCGGCGTGACCAGACTGCGGGTGCTGCTGCGCGGAAACGCGCAGCAGCGCCCGCCACACCCACATTTTCAGTCGATCAAACGACTTGTAGAGCGTGGTATGATCGGGGAGATCGCCCCCATCAAGATTGAGAGCGTCACGTACCTCGGTCATGGATTTCAGCCTATTCGGCGTTTCACGGTAGCTGTGGCCCTCTTCGAGCCGAAAACAGTGGAGTACAACGTGGGCCCAGCGGGCGAACCCGCCGCTGGCGGACTCGCCCGCGTACTTTCCTGTTTAGCTATAGTAGCTCTTGAAAGTCAATGCACACCCGATCGC
This window encodes:
- a CDS encoding alpha/beta hydrolase, whose amino-acid sequence is MSSKKPTEVTAADEPHPEISGLLQQMGAAPAPTFNSLSPEGARELFNTMFPRPEEPEPVRDTIDLAIGDEGIPIRVYIPEGEGPYPTLLYLHGGGWVVGNIDLYDATCRAITNEADCMVVSVDYRLAPEYEFPTPLEDCYTAAEWVFETAEAMQIDTDNVAIGGDSAGGNLAAAVTLLARERDGPTFDQQLLIYPVTDHEFDTTSYQENAEGYLLTKADMEWFWDHYLRDDLDGMNPYASPLKAESLEGLPSATVTTCGFDPLCDEGAAYAARLENAGIDVTHYHYDDAIHGIAQMLVEPMDLTRGRELIDDVATDLQRVFD
- a CDS encoding IS1595 family transposase, which produces MIPLDVFGSESVAADLLQQVRWCDGVTCPRCRSDRTVRNGSYREFQRYLCKDCDRTFNDKTGTIFAHSKVALRRWLFSIYAFLRFNTSLRQLQCEIEVTHKTMHRRIERFARALDAPSLDLVGPVEIDEVYVSAGKKGRKRDQESRSRGLSTRGRGSYNGDKPPVFILADRGTGQRYVIPAKAADESTIRLLLADRQEESLTVYTDGFRAYEPLEEDDAFTREYVVHGDGEYADEEVHVNTCESHASLTRRWLSPHRGISKDKLTQYLRAFQLRRELYRKPGRDALKHAIRATL
- a CDS encoding sensor histidine kinase; the encoded protein is MITLLTYTSAILLLYLSALPALYSAYIVFSDRRKPAIQWFIIFMVFAAAWAFLYATMNFVTSEQLTYAIANIFWTVVPATAGAFFLFAYEFTYKQPVSNRIAFLFFVPAIILFALSWVNPGGIIYTAEYTVTDQGILQIGFPQGILFFTIVQGYGYLMTVASTSLFFAEAIHATGKRRRRAAILVIFFIGVLVATTLTIIDYFPSYYDLTSLMYGIAGVYFSHSVIQHGFIQFSPVARDQAFNMIDEAVFILNSENEVIDGNSAAATVFDVDRSAREQIEDILPMTSNTGEIKETFSRTEGRESKYYTTQTQSFVYGRGLVGKLVVAAEITKLKKREEELELVKNVLIRLFRHDIRTSMQVILGQSENLQNDLSDETATELSNIISASEDIVNKAHKIRLIDSVFGEDETVVASLPKMVEDGIEKASIPSNAVVDVSIDDTEVMCHSKFAFAVQELIENAVEHHGPDDQIRIILRTEMGNESVALFVEDNGEGIPENELDVLRREGESQLDHLSGIGLWIVKHLIEKADGVFECSNISNGGTRIRITLPYSDQHDESVSAFLDSPVSDN
- a CDS encoding UbiA prenyltransferase family protein, whose protein sequence is MNTRTTHVALLLNLWLCIGAVLMLVITILAVGIPFSTIGIGLLLPALAVYFIYVEDRRQTSPEDRINNTYRTALVEQFNKPLFYTSLTAVSIYQTLTLFFAIKQSSISYVLIAVLVAQLPLIFIYTYDYSKRYPVIDSSYVAITWAVLILFPVFLSTPQQITPSTVGMFVSWFLIVFAGVESRNISDVAGDDEVDRTTVASILGPNLTKYLVWILKLSALFIIYALGGLLPTLLTVLYLLYLRFFRRITQAITPSRKYHAGDQISSRNYKS
- a CDS encoding DUF6498-containing protein: MEPASNDSSAVFLVTVATNVVPLVGVFHLGWSAQRFAVVYAMELVVAVPFAGLKALFARRPPNYDELERPKEGNLLKPDEWGGVSVGPSDLNRRRGNVTVVDPLPPIYLRNFPFVLRAVGAAVALVGMFLFVLSRFIDVPATLADPIVAASALSLIVSQVGVINREYFRKRRHETSTPRDVIGSAKNEAGVAVVVLWFAAAGGPTGALVAFVTVKLFAEWWGYRGGQSPNTDKGMGTLPPVAAPDASPTAEVRPDRRAVRGAALWRGAKSAVGSGPVYLLAWVGLTGGSTGSVAATVVCFGLLPAGIGGLKAVEYTLTHGTLAYQRRDDAVVAYDDFTGAVQWATPVDDLRDAELCEGKFVDRVCDTRTFSLMPSAGEYELSVAHLREYGRAVEVFELPVETPEFGPLDRRVAGVAAAVGACGIAVVAGLAYYAPSVAAVAAGFGAPFGVLALESAWQRALPATP
- a CDS encoding DMT family transporter, with protein sequence MTKAGDVLLFGALALVWGTAFTAIEIGLETLPPLLFAAARLDIAAVIFIGAVLLGRLRWRPRTKADLALILSNGILVIGAHFAFSFIGQRYVTSGVAAIVLSFTPIITPIIAIRVLSTERIYATDVIGLCTGLAGVIAIAVASGSFDGQLLGMGLLLASAVVFALGSVLTERWSAGLPTTALHAWSMVTGAVFLHATAYAYSGATLRTVTWTASAAAALTYLGIFATAGGFLLYFTLLNRLGATNVSLINYASPVVATVFGAALLGEQITTATVAGFALIVVGFVLCNIRPLWRLTHSIWNTDERDRLLERDEVRIQGNVYKTETDSRNSLQPGD